The Aeromicrobium tamlense nucleotide sequence CCGCCTCGTCGGGGCTGGGCAGCACCGTCAGGAACGGCAGCCGCGCCAGGATCGCCAGCGCCACCACGAGCAGCACGAAGCGCCGCGTGGTCATCGGTCGACTCGGTCAGTCCTCGACCCGGGTGGCCGGATCGCCGTCGAACAGCCGGCCGTCGGGACGGCCGAGCGCCGTGAGCCGCTCCACCGCGGCTGGATCGAGGACGTGGCCCACCGCGGCGAGGTTCTGGCGCTGGCGCTCCTGCGAGGACGCCTTCGGCAGTGGCACGGCGCCGACGGCCGCGTGCCACGCGAGCACCGCCTCGGCCGGGGTCAGGTCGTGCTGCTCGGCGACCTCGACGACGACCGGGTTCGTCAGCAGGTCGCTCTTGCGGCCGAGCGGGCTCCACGCCTGGGTGACGATGCCGCGACGCCGGTGGTCGGCGAGCGCCTCGACCTGCGGGAAGTAGGGGTGCAGCTCGATCTGGTTGACGGCGGGCAGGACGCCCGTCTCGCGCTCGAGCCGGTCGAGGTGCTCGGGCAGGAAGTTGCAGACGCCGATGTGGAACACCAGGCCGCGCCGCTGGGCGTCGACGAGCGCCTGCCACGCCTCGACGTAGAGGTCGTGCGACGGGTTCGGCCAGTGGATGAGGTGCAGGTCGAGGTGGTCGAGGCCGGTGCGCAGCACGCTCTCCTCGATCGAGGTGACGGCGAGGTCGTAGGCGTGGTGGCGCCCGGGCAGCTTGGAGGTCACCACGATCTCGTCGCGCGGCACGTCGGAGCGCCGCACGGCCGTGCCGACGGCGCCCTCGTTCTCGTAGTTCATGGCCGAGTCGAGCAGCCGGTAGCCGACGCGCAGGGCCGAGATGACCGTGTCGACGCCGCTCAGGCCGTTCAGCTGGTAGGTGCCGAAGCCCACCGGGGGCAGTTCGAGGCTCACCCTCGCACCTTAGGGCCAAAGTCAGCCGGGCAGCAGTTCGTACTCGCGCGCCACGCGGACCGCGGCGTTGCGGCGGGTCACGCCGAGCTTGCGCAGGATGTTGCGGACGTGGGTGCGCACGGTGTTGACCGAGATGTACATCTCCGCGGCGATCTCGTCGGTGGTGAGCAGCGCGGCGAGGTGCCCCAGCACCTCCATCTCCTTCTCCGTGAGCTGCTCGACGGGTGCCGGCTGGCGTGACTCCACCCCCGAACCGGGCCGGGGCCGGGCGGCGGCCGGACCGGTGCGCTCGAAGAGCCACGCGTGCGCCGTCGCGAGCTGGCGGTCCTGCTGGATCAGCTGGCGCACGGGCACGCTCGCCTCGTGGAACGGCCGTCGCAGGGTGGACGGCCGAGCCAGCTGCAGGGCCTCGACGACGGCCCGGTGGGCCTGGACGGGAGCGCCGGCACGCAGCAGGCGCGCGCACTCCGCGAGGGACCCGGCGACGCGGACCGGCACCGGTGCGTGCTGGTCGCGGGCCCGCGCGTAGGCCGTGGCGGCCGCGACGTCGTCCCCCTGGGCGAGCCGGACCTGGCCCGCGGCGAGGGAGACCGCGGGCCCGGCCAGCTCGTCGTCCACCTGGGCGAGCTCCTCGTTCGCCTCGGTGGTCTCGCCCCGGGCGAGCAGCCACGGGACCAGCTCGAGGCGCAGTCGCGCGACGAGCCACGCGTCCTGCGTCCCGAGACGCTCCAGTGCGGCGCCGATCGTCGCGATGGCGGTCGCGCGATCGCCCTGTGCGGCACGCAGGCGCGCGGTGACGAGGGCGAGCATCGCGTTCGAGACCGGATCGCCGAGGACGAAGTCCGCGCGGGCCGCGACGTCGACGTGCTCGCTCGCGGCGCGGAGGTCGAACTGCTCGAGGGCGACCCACGCCTGCGCGATCCGTGGCGCGCGGGGCAGGACGCAGACGGTGAGACCCGCGTCGGAGGCGGTCCGCGCCGCGCGCGCCGCGAGGGTGGCGGCGCGGGTCGTGTCGCCCTCGCAGCACGCGATCAGGGCGAGCAGGCCGAGGCACTCGACCAGCAGGGCGAGCTCGCCGGCACGGTCGGCCGCATCGGCGCCGAGGCGTAGCGCCTCGCGGGCGCCGGGCACGTCGCCCTCACGGAGGTGACCCAGACCCTGCATCGCGCAGACCAACGGGACCATCCCGGGGTCGGACTCCGCCCGGCCGCCGGTGCTGACCAGCGCCAGGCCGGCCGCGTCGGCGAGCGCCGCCGACTCGCGCGGGTCCGCGGCGTCGCGGCCGCGGACGGCGAGCAGCAGGGCGAGTGCGCGCCGGACGTCCTCTCCCGGATCCGTCGCGCCGGAGAGCCGGGCGACCTCGCGGTCGAAGGCGGCCGGGTCGCGCTCGGCGAGCGCCAGCGCCGCCCGGACGAGGACGACGTCCGGGTCCTCCAGCGCGGTGGGGATGGCGCGCAGCTCCTGGACCAGCGGGTGCGTGCCGTCCGCCAGCAGCAGCTGGCGCCACGCGTCGTGGTCGGTGACGAGCCCCGCGAGGTCGGTCCACGCCTCGATCGCTGCGTAGTGGCGCGCGGCCGGGGTGAGCATGCCCTCCCGGGCGTACCAGTCGGCCGTCCGGCGCTGCAGGTCGAGCAGCGTGCCGGGCGCTCGGTACCCCAGCTCGGCGCGGAGCAGGTCGCGGAAGAAGGGGTGGAAGCGATAGTGCTCGGCGTGACCCGGCACGCGCTCGATGAAGACGTTGACCCGTGCGAGGGAGGACAGGCCGCGGACCGCGCTGTGGCCGCCCAGCGCGAGGGCCAGACCGGGCTCGACCGTGTCGGGCACGCTCATCGTCATCAGCAGGTCGAGGACCTCGGGCGAGTGCGCCGCGAGCACCTCCCCCATGAGGTATTCCGCGATGCTGCCGCTCTCGCCCATCACGTCGCCCACGTCGGCGTCGGGGTCCTCGTGGTCGCCGAGGAACTTGCCGGCGAAGCGGGTGCCGGTGACCCAGCCGCGGGTGCGGGCGTTGAGCAGGTGCACCGAGTCGGCGCGCAGCGGCACGCCCATGAGGTCGAGGACGGTACCGGCCTCCTCGTCGGTGAGCGCGAGGTCGGCCATCCGGACCTCGGTCATCGACTCCTCGAGCCGGTAGCGGTAGAGCGGGAGCACCGGGTCGGCCCGGGTCAGCATCACCAGGCGCAGGCGGTGCCCCGTGTGGCGGAGCAGGAAGTCCAGGTCGTCGGCGACCACGGCCGAGCTGACGTCGAACCCGTCCATCACGATCGTGATGGCCTCGGGCTCGGACGCGATCGCGACGGCGAGCTCACGGCGCACCCGCGAGTCCAGGGGCGCGTCCCCGGGCGGGAGCGGTCCCGCGGGAACGGCGATCCCGAGACGCTCGAGCGCCTCGACGAACGCGGGCCACAGCACGTCGCCGGCGTCGAAGGTGATCCACTCCAGGCGCTCGGGCGCACGCGTGGTGGCCCAGTCGACGACGAGCGAGGTCTTGCCCGTCCCTGCGGGCGCGCTGACCAGCACGAGCGAGCAGCCGGGGTCGGCGTCGATCAGGTCGAGCAGTCGCGCGCGGCTGACGAACTGGCGGGGTCGGTCGGGGATTCCCGGCCAGCCGCCGGTGGCGGGGGCGGCCCGGTAGGACTCGTGATCTGCGGACGAGGGCTCGTCCTGCGAGCGTCGCACCATAGCCCTCACCTCCCCTCCCAGCACGCTAATGAGCGGCCGCAGCCGCGCAGATCACACGAATCGTGTGAAGGACCGTGTGCTCCCAGTGCCTCCGAAGGCGTCTACTGCCCCAGCAGCCCCAGCACGGTGGCCCGCGCGACCGCCGCACCCCGGGTGCTCACCCCGAGCTTGCGGTAGATCGACGCGATCTCGGAGTTGGCGGTGTTGCGCGAGACGAACAGCCGCTCGCCGATCTGCGCGATCGTCAGGTGGGTCTGCAGGTACGGCAGGACACGGAGCTCCGCGGGGGTCAGTGGCGCGGTCACCCCGTCGTCGCGGTCGCCGCCGTCCAGCATGGCGACGAACTCGGCCAGCTCGGCGCCCAGGACGCCGAGGTCCGGACGCTCGCGGGCGAGGTCGTGCAGCTCGCGCAGCAGCTCGCGGGCACCACCGTGGTCGCCCGTGGCCCAGAGCAGCTTCGCCACGGCGAGCCGGCCCTTCACCGCGAGCAGGGGCCGCGCGGACGTGCTGACGTGACGCGACTCCATGGCCTCGCCCAGCTCGTGCAGGGCCGCCGCCCGGTCACCGACGCGCAGGTGCAGGCGTGCCGAGGCCGCCAGCGTCAGCACGGTCGCCGGGTGACCCGGCAGGCCGGACTCCTCGGTCGCGCGGACCGCCGCGCGCACGTGCTCGCCCCCGGCGCGCCAGTCGCCACGGTCCATCGCGATCCAGCCCAGCAGGGCGAGCGCGCCCACGGCGATGTAGTAGTGACCGGCCCGCGTCGCCTCGCGCGCCGCCTCCTCGAGGCACGGGAGGGCCTCGTCCACCTGCCCGAGCATCAGGTGGGCCTCGCCGCACAGGGCGATGGCTCGGACGCGACGGAAGCTCCACGGATCGACGTGCGTCAGGGCGTACCGCGCGTCGCGCAGCGCCCGGTCGGGACCGTCCGGTGCCATCGCGGAGCGGAGCAGGGCACGGTCGGCCTCCAGGGAGGAGGTCGGGTCCGCGGTCGACTCGAGGAAGGACAGCCAGCGCTGTGCCGTGCCGGGGTCCCCCGTCAACGCCGCCACCCACCCCTGCACGACGGCCAGCCGCGGGTGCGACGCCAGCTGCAGCTCGCCCAGCGTCGTCAGCCAGCGCTGGACCACGGCGGACTCGCCCCGCTCCCACGCCGCCGGCGCCGCGGCGTCGACCAGGGCCGCGGTCCGCTCGTGCCGGGACGTGGAGAGAAGGTGCTCGATCGCGGCCTCCTGCTCGCCGCGCGCCTCGTGCCAGGTGGCGGCCCGCGTGTGCAGGCGCTCGACGTGCTCGGGGTCCTCGCGGCGCAGCTCGGCGAGGAGGAACTCGCGGAACAGGCGATGGTGGCGGTACCACGCGCGCCCGCGTCCGGTGGGCATCACGAAGCGGTTCGCGTCCTCCAGCTCGCGCAGGCGCGCGGTGGAGTCCGTGCGGTCGAGCACGGCGTCGCACAGCTCGCCGCCCAGCCGGTCGAGGATCGCCGTCCTGAGCAGGAACTCGCGCTGGTCGGCGTCCAGCGGACCCAGCACCTCGGACGCGAAGTAGTCCGCCACGAACCGGTCGTCACCGGCGACGTCCAGCCCACCGTCCGGGGAGGCCTTCGCGACCGCGGCCGCCAGGGCGACGCCGGCTGCCCAGCCCTCGCAGTCGCGCGCGAGTCGGGCCGCAGCCTCGGGCTCCACGTCCAGCCCGGCACGCGCGAGGATCGCGCGGGCGATGGTGCCGTCGACGGCGAGGTGACACTCGTCGAGCTCCAGCGCCTCGTGCTCGGCACGCAGCCGCGGCAGGTGTGGCTGAGCGCGCCGACTCGCGGTCACCAGCTGCGAGCCCGACGGGATGCGCGCGGCGATCAGCCGCACGACGTCGTGCGCCTCGTCCGAGCGCAGGACCTGCAGGTCGTCCACGAGCAGCACGAATGGTCGGGGGCGCGCGCTGATCGCGGCGACGAGTCCGCGCAGCGTGGGCCGCCGCGGAGCGGTGGTGCCGTCCGCGACGGCGAAGGCGTCGGCGAGCGTGGCGACCAGGGCGTCGGGATCGTCGTCGGAGGCTGCCAGGGACGCGACGACCACGGTGCGGTGGTCGAAGGTCGCCCAGCGGCGCAGCAGCGTGGTCTTGCCGTACCCCGCGGCGGCCGTGACGGCGACGACGCGGGACGGCGCGCACCGGGCCGCCGCGATGATCTCGCCGCGACCGACCCCCTCCGGCGCCCCGGTCATGGACTGAGGGTAGCCACCGCGGGGTCGACGACGACGACGGATTCCAGTCGCAGTCCGAGCGCGTGGATCACGGCGACCAGCGCGTCGACGTCCGCGGCGGTCACCGCGACGAGCGTCGTGCACGTGCGGGTGCGCGCCACGAGCTCGGGCCCGAGCGCGTTCCGCAGGACGGGCCCCAGCCCGCTGTCGATCGTGAGCTCGTACTCCACGGTCGGCCCGCCACGTCCGGTCACGGCTCCCCGGCCTCCGGCTCGTCGTCCGGTGTGACGATGCGGCGCACCTCGACGACCTCGAGGCCGTACGTGCGCAGCTGGGCCAGGAATCCGTGGAGCTCGGACTGGTCGCGGATGCGGGCGCGCAGCGAGGTGCGCAGCTCGCGGCCGACCACCTGGATGTCCGCGAGGTCCCCCAGGACCTCGTCGGGAACGGCGCCCTCGATCCTGACCTCGAACACCTGCTGGCGCGGGTGCTCCGTCGTCATGGCCCACCTCCCGAGTGGTCGTCGTCCTGCGTGCAGTCTCGTCGGATCGGCACCGGCTCTCCTCGTCACGACGTGATGAGTTCGCCTGCCGATCGTTCCGGCCGTGGGACGGCACTTCGTCCCCGCAGGATGAGGCCGCTCCCCCGGCCGCGCTCCTACCGTGATCGGGACACGCACGCCGCGCGTCGCCACCGTGAGGAAGGACGGCACCGCCATGGACGAGGTCGAATGGGGACCGGTCGGCTACCTGATCGTGGAGTTCCCCGGTGCGAGGATGACCGGCGAGGGACTGCAGGAGCTGGTCGCGCTCACGGACAGCGGCACGATCCGCATCCTGGACCTGGCCTTCGTGCTGAAGGAGGCCGACGGCTCCGTCAGCGCGCTGGAGATCAACGACCTCGACGGCGACGGCGCGTTCGACCTCACGGTCTTCGAGGGCGCGTCGTCGAACCTGCTGGGCGAGCACGACCTGCGGGAGGCCGGCGACGTGCTGACCGACGGCAGCGCCGCGGCGATCCTGCTCTTCGAGAACCGCTGGGCCGCCCGCTTCGTCCATGCGCTGCGCCGCAACGGCGCGGAGCTGGTCGCGGCCGGCTTCATCCCCCTGGACGACATCGCCGAGGCGCTGGACGCGACCGAGGCCGCGGGCTGAGCCCGCCCACCACCCGAGCGAAGGAGCAGGACATGCCAGGACTACTGAGGGGCGTCGCACGCACCGCCGTCGTCGCCGGAACGGCCACGGCCGTCTCGAACCGCGTCTCGCGTCGCCAGGCCTCCCGCTGGGCGGCCGAGCAGCCGCAGTACCAGCAGGGCTACGACCAGCAGTACGAGCAGGCGCCGCCCCCGCCCCCGCCGCCCGCGGCCCCGCCGGCGGACGATCCGATCGCCCTGTTGAGCCAGCTCGGGCGCCTGCACGAGGCCGGAACGCTCACCGACGAGGAGTTCGCCGCGCAGAAGGCGCGGATCCTCGCGCAGATGTGAGTCATGACCCGTCCGAGGCCGGACCCGGCCCGCCGACAGGCGTGGGCGCTCGTCCGGCGGGCCGCCGTGCGCGTCGTGCTGTCGGTGACGGTGCTGCTCTGCGCCTACTTCCTGTTGCCGGCGCGTGACTCGGGATCCGACCTGCCCTGGTTCCTGCTCGCGCTGCTCGTGTTCAGCGGCGTCGTGGCCGTCCAGGTGCCGCTGATCGCGCGCTCGACGTTCCCGGTGATCCGGGCCGTCGAGGCGCTCGCGCTGGCGATCCCGGTGTTCCTGCTGATGTTCGCGCGCGCCTACCTCACGGTGTCCCTCGCGGACCCGGACGCCTTCAGCAGGCCGCTCACCCGGGTCGACGCGCTCTACTTCACGGTCTCGACGTTCGTGACGGTGGGCTTCGGCGACATCACCGCCACGTCGCAGGGGATGCGCGTGGCCGTTACGGCGCAGATGATCCTGGACCTGGTCATCCTCGGCGCCGTCGTGAAGGTCTTCGCCTCGGCCGCTAGGCGTGGGCTGTCGGGGCGTGATCCCGGGACGCTGCCTGACTGACGGCCCGGCCCGCACCCGCCAGCACCTGGAGCACGGCGAGCAGGACCAGCGCGAGGGCCAGCGACCACCACCAGCGCTCGGGCGAGATCTCGTTGCCCCAGGCCAGCACGACCACCGCCGCGCCGACGGCCACGACCCGCAGCCACGCGACGTTGTCCGTCACCCAGCGCCAGCCGAGGCCGAGCTGGCCGTGAACCACGCCGGCGCCGAACCGCTCGAGGGCACCGCCGATCGCCGTGCGCACCGCCGTGCCCGACCGGTTGGAGCCGGTGAACCAGCCGGCCACGACGAGCGCGAGGCCGAGCATCAGCACGACCTGCCGGCCGCGCTCGAGGTACGCCGACAGCGTCTCGTAGAAGACGGTGCTGGCCGGGCCGAAGGACGTCTCGGCGAGGGCGTTCGAGAAGAGCTGGCGGCCGACGCCGAGCGCGATCGCGAGCACGACGGCGTTCACGGCGATCGCGATCCCGACGGCCACCGTCATGCGGGGCCGGCGCCGCGCGAGCAGGACGGCGCCGAGGTAGAGCACCCCGACGACCGGCAGCGCCCAGCGGGCCACGGGGTCGCTGAAGGCGTAGATCGTGCGGATCTGCTGCACGCGCGGCGCCTCCATCAGGACGATCGTGCGATCGGTCTCGGGGATGGGAGCGTTCTCGACGAACGTCATCCCGCGGTCGACGAGCCGTGCCTTGACCTCGTCGATCACCTCGCCGACGTCGAGCACGACGTCGTCGCCCTGGAGGCTCACCGCTCCCCCGCCGCGGCCCTCGAGGACCCGCTGGAACGCTTGCTGCGCGCGGACGTTGAGCCGGGTCCACAGGTCCGCGAACGCGTCGGAGGTCAGGAAGGCGCGGACCTGGCGGTCGATCGCGCCGTTGATGGCGGCCGACAGCGGCGCGGCGAGCAGCTCGAGGCGGGGTGCCTCGTCGCTCAGGCCCGCGAACGCCTGGTCGAGGAGGCCCTCGATGTCGACCTGCTGGGAGATCGCCGTGGTCACCCGGGTGGCGAGCACTTCCTGGATCTCGGGCGACTGCACCAGCGGGCCGACGGTCTCGACGTACCGCTCGCCGTCGTTCAGGGTGCGCTGGCCCCAGTAGGCGATCGCCGCCGGGGTGGTCAGGAGGGCGGCCAGCACGAGGCACACGACCGCGCCGGCCGCGCGGCCGCGGGAGGCGTTCGTGGTCGTGGCGGGCATGGGTGTGGTGGAGTCCTGGGTCATCGGACGCTCCTTCCGGTGTCGCGATTCTCGTCATCGGGACCGAGCCGGGCATCATGCTCCGGGGGTGAGCCGGGGTCGCCCCGCAGCCAGGCGCCGGCCCGTCCTTCGTCGCTCACCAGGACCTGCCCCAGCACCGCGGTGCCGATCAGGATGAAGGCCACCACGTAGAGCCAGGCGAGGTAGGTGAAGGCCATCCCGATCGGGCCGTAGCGCCCGGCGCTCACGTCGAGCGCCCACGGCAGCCACACCTCCGCGGCCGGGCGGACGATGGCCATGGCGATCCCGCAGGCGACCGCGCCGGGCAGCAACCACCGCGCCGCGATCCGCCCGGCGAGCAGGACCCACGGGACGAAGACGGCCACCGCGACGTCGGTGGCCATGGACAGCGCGGCCGGCCACAGCGAGCGGGGTGGGAGCGCGCTCGTGCGCTGGGTGAGGTTCTGGACCACGACGACCGCCATCATCAGCACGACCACCACCGCGAACCAGCGCCAGGCCGACCTCAGGTCCACCCGCGGCCGGTCGACCTGCCAGACCACGGCGAACGCGCGACTCAGCGCGCGGGACAGGCTCGTCGCGGACACGAGGACGAACAGGACGCCCACGACGCCGAACGCCGCGGCGCCCTCGCCGCGGGTGGCCTCGTCGATGAGCTCGCTGGTCTCCCCCGATGCGCCGACGACCTCGGCGATCTGGTCCGAGCCGGCTCCGAGGAAGGTCACCGCGACGATGAGCAGCGGCAGGATCGAGGTGAAGAACTGCGCGGCGATCGTCATGGCGCGGTCGAAGATCTCGACGCGCACGGACGCGGCCGCCAGCCGCATCAGGGTGCGGCCGATCCACGTGGACAGCACCCACTGCACGCGCTCGCGCGCCCAGGGCGGCAGCCGCTCGACGGCCGTGTCGATCCGCTCGGTCGACTGACTGACCGGTGCGAACGGCTCGTCCCGGCTGCTGTCCTGGTCCATCGCGGCCTCAGTCCGAGGTCTCGGGTCTTCCCGAGATGAGCGGCAGCGCCCACGACAGGCGAGGATCCGCCTCCACGAGCATCGCCTTCATCAACAGGCTGAGCGGCACCGCGAGCAGCGCGCCCAGCGGACCGAGCAGCCAGGCCCAGAACACGAGCGACAAGAACGTGAGCGTGGGCGAGAGCCCGACGCTCTCCCCCACGACCCGCGGCTGGATGATCGACTGGATCACGAAGTTCACGACGCAGTAGACGACGATGACCGCGAGCATGAGCCCCGGTCCGTCCTCCAGCAGGGCGATCAGCGCCGGCGGCACGAGACCGATCACGAAGCCGATGTTGGGGATGAAGTTCGTGACGAACGCCAGCACCGCCCAGACGAAGGCGCCCGGGACGCCGATGACGTACAGCGCGACGCCGTCGACGATCGCCACGATGAGGCCGAACGTCGCGGCGACGACCATGTACGTGCGGGTCCCGTCGGCGAAGTGCCCGACGGCCGTGACCACGTCGCCGAAGCGACCGCCCAGCAGGTGCAGGTTCCGGCGGGCGGCGTTGGTGTCGAACGCCATGAACAGCAGCACGGTGAACAGGAAGAAGACGTCGGTCAGCGCTCCCAGCGTGCCGCCCAGGATCGACGCGACCAGCTCCACGAGCCGCGCCGGGTCGATCGCGGCGGCCACCTTGTCGAGCTGCGCCTGCTCGACGCCGAAGCCCTCCAAGGTCGCGACCGCGTCGTTCACGGTCTCGGTGAACTCCGTCGTGTACTTCGGCAGCAGCGCGGCCAGCTGGGCCACCGACACCACCAGGGCGAGGGTCATCACGACGATCAGCAGGTACGCCGCGATCAGCATGACCGTCGAGGCGGCCCACTCCGGCAGCCGCGTGCGCTCCAGCGCGCGGCGGGCGGGGTGCACCGTGACCGTGATGACCAGGGCGAGGAAGACCGGCCCGATGATGCTGGCGACGGCGTGCACGCCGCCGAGCACGATCGTCAGCGCGGCCGCGCCGACGACGAACGTCAGGACGCCCGACACGGTCCGCCCGGTGGGTCCCGGCCCCGGGCCCTGCTCGATCGTCATGCGGCCTCCTCGGTCCTGGCCCTCACAGACCGCGCGTGGTGTCCCGGACCGGGAAGTCGGGGCCGTGGTCGGCCAGCGCCCAGATGACGCACACCGCGATCGCCATCACGAGCAGCGACCAGATCGGGTAGTACGGGATGAAGGCGAAGTTCAGCAGCATGCTGAGCGCCGCGACGGCGATGCCGACGCCGCGCGCCCACCCCTGCCCGCTGAACACGCCGAACCCGGCGATGACGACGACGACGCCGGCGATCAGGTGGATCCAGCCCCAGGCGGTGACGTCGAACTCGAGGAGGTACTGGGGGCCCTCGACGTAGATCTCGTTCTCGGCGAGGGCCACGATGCCCATGAAGGCGTGGAAGACGCCCATCAGGATCATCATCACCCCGGCGAACGCGATGAAGCCGAAGGCGGCTCCCTGGGAACGGCGTGGTGCCGTGCGTGAGTCGGTCATGTCGCTGGTCCTCCTGCGTCCGGGCCCGAGGGGCCGGGGCCCCGAGCGGGCCCTCCTGCCATGCAAGCGCGCATGGACCGGTGTGCGGATCATCCGTGCAGGGTGAGGCGACCCGCTCGCGCGCGCTCGGACACTGAGGCTGCTGCCCTGACAGAAAGGCACGATCATGTCTCGCACCGCAGAGCCCGCCGGGCCCGCCAAGACCCCCACCTCCGGCCAGTACCAAGCCGTTCAGCCCAGCCCGGTCTCCGGCTGGGTGGGCTGGGTCTACTTCGCCGCCTTCATGATGGTGCTCCTGGGAGCACTGCACGCCATCACGGGCCTCGTCGCCCTGTTCAAGGACCAGTACTTCCTCGTCGGCAACGACGGCCTGGTCGTCACCGCGGACTACACCGCGTGGGGCTGGGCCCACCTGATCG carries:
- a CDS encoding aldo/keto reductase — its product is MSLELPPVGFGTYQLNGLSGVDTVISALRVGYRLLDSAMNYENEGAVGTAVRRSDVPRDEIVVTSKLPGRHHAYDLAVTSIEESVLRTGLDHLDLHLIHWPNPSHDLYVEAWQALVDAQRRGLVFHIGVCNFLPEHLDRLERETGVLPAVNQIELHPYFPQVEALADHRRRGIVTQAWSPLGRKSDLLTNPVVVEVAEQHDLTPAEAVLAWHAAVGAVPLPKASSQERQRQNLAAVGHVLDPAAVERLTALGRPDGRLFDGDPATRVED
- a CDS encoding LuxR C-terminal-related transcriptional regulator, which encodes MVRRSQDEPSSADHESYRAAPATGGWPGIPDRPRQFVSRARLLDLIDADPGCSLVLVSAPAGTGKTSLVVDWATTRAPERLEWITFDAGDVLWPAFVEALERLGIAVPAGPLPPGDAPLDSRVRRELAVAIASEPEAITIVMDGFDVSSAVVADDLDFLLRHTGHRLRLVMLTRADPVLPLYRYRLEESMTEVRMADLALTDEEAGTVLDLMGVPLRADSVHLLNARTRGWVTGTRFAGKFLGDHEDPDADVGDVMGESGSIAEYLMGEVLAAHSPEVLDLLMTMSVPDTVEPGLALALGGHSAVRGLSSLARVNVFIERVPGHAEHYRFHPFFRDLLRAELGYRAPGTLLDLQRRTADWYAREGMLTPAARHYAAIEAWTDLAGLVTDHDAWRQLLLADGTHPLVQELRAIPTALEDPDVVLVRAALALAERDPAAFDREVARLSGATDPGEDVRRALALLLAVRGRDAADPRESAALADAAGLALVSTGGRAESDPGMVPLVCAMQGLGHLREGDVPGAREALRLGADAADRAGELALLVECLGLLALIACCEGDTTRAATLAARAARTASDAGLTVCVLPRAPRIAQAWVALEQFDLRAASEHVDVAARADFVLGDPVSNAMLALVTARLRAAQGDRATAIATIGAALERLGTQDAWLVARLRLELVPWLLARGETTEANEELAQVDDELAGPAVSLAAGQVRLAQGDDVAAATAYARARDQHAPVPVRVAGSLAECARLLRAGAPVQAHRAVVEALQLARPSTLRRPFHEASVPVRQLIQQDRQLATAHAWLFERTGPAAARPRPGSGVESRQPAPVEQLTEKEMEVLGHLAALLTTDEIAAEMYISVNTVRTHVRNILRKLGVTRRNAAVRVAREYELLPG
- a CDS encoding LuxR family transcriptional regulator, which produces MTGAPEGVGRGEIIAAARCAPSRVVAVTAAAGYGKTTLLRRWATFDHRTVVVASLAASDDDPDALVATLADAFAVADGTTAPRRPTLRGLVAAISARPRPFVLLVDDLQVLRSDEAHDVVRLIAARIPSGSQLVTASRRAQPHLPRLRAEHEALELDECHLAVDGTIARAILARAGLDVEPEAAARLARDCEGWAAGVALAAAVAKASPDGGLDVAGDDRFVADYFASEVLGPLDADQREFLLRTAILDRLGGELCDAVLDRTDSTARLRELEDANRFVMPTGRGRAWYRHHRLFREFLLAELRREDPEHVERLHTRAATWHEARGEQEAAIEHLLSTSRHERTAALVDAAAPAAWERGESAVVQRWLTTLGELQLASHPRLAVVQGWVAALTGDPGTAQRWLSFLESTADPTSSLEADRALLRSAMAPDGPDRALRDARYALTHVDPWSFRRVRAIALCGEAHLMLGQVDEALPCLEEAAREATRAGHYYIAVGALALLGWIAMDRGDWRAGGEHVRAAVRATEESGLPGHPATVLTLAASARLHLRVGDRAAALHELGEAMESRHVSTSARPLLAVKGRLAVAKLLWATGDHGGARELLRELHDLARERPDLGVLGAELAEFVAMLDGGDRDDGVTAPLTPAELRVLPYLQTHLTIAQIGERLFVSRNTANSEIASIYRKLGVSTRGAAVARATVLGLLGQ
- a CDS encoding DUF6325 family protein is translated as MIGTRTPRVATVRKDGTAMDEVEWGPVGYLIVEFPGARMTGEGLQELVALTDSGTIRILDLAFVLKEADGSVSALEINDLDGDGAFDLTVFEGASSNLLGEHDLREAGDVLTDGSAAAILLFENRWAARFVHALRRNGAELVAAGFIPLDDIAEALDATEAAG
- a CDS encoding SHOCT domain-containing protein; translation: MPGLLRGVARTAVVAGTATAVSNRVSRRQASRWAAEQPQYQQGYDQQYEQAPPPPPPPAAPPADDPIALLSQLGRLHEAGTLTDEEFAAQKARILAQM
- a CDS encoding potassium channel family protein translates to MTRPRPDPARRQAWALVRRAAVRVVLSVTVLLCAYFLLPARDSGSDLPWFLLALLVFSGVVAVQVPLIARSTFPVIRAVEALALAIPVFLLMFARAYLTVSLADPDAFSRPLTRVDALYFTVSTFVTVGFGDITATSQGMRVAVTAQMILDLVILGAVVKVFASAARRGLSGRDPGTLPD
- a CDS encoding YhjD/YihY/BrkB family envelope integrity protein encodes the protein MDQDSSRDEPFAPVSQSTERIDTAVERLPPWARERVQWVLSTWIGRTLMRLAAASVRVEIFDRAMTIAAQFFTSILPLLIVAVTFLGAGSDQIAEVVGASGETSELIDEATRGEGAAAFGVVGVLFVLVSATSLSRALSRAFAVVWQVDRPRVDLRSAWRWFAVVVVLMMAVVVVQNLTQRTSALPPRSLWPAALSMATDVAVAVFVPWVLLAGRIAARWLLPGAVACGIAMAIVRPAAEVWLPWALDVSAGRYGPIGMAFTYLAWLYVVAFILIGTAVLGQVLVSDEGRAGAWLRGDPGSPPEHDARLGPDDENRDTGRSVR
- a CDS encoding AI-2E family transporter, with the protein product MTIEQGPGPGPTGRTVSGVLTFVVGAAALTIVLGGVHAVASIIGPVFLALVITVTVHPARRALERTRLPEWAASTVMLIAAYLLIVVMTLALVVSVAQLAALLPKYTTEFTETVNDAVATLEGFGVEQAQLDKVAAAIDPARLVELVASILGGTLGALTDVFFLFTVLLFMAFDTNAARRNLHLLGGRFGDVVTAVGHFADGTRTYMVVAATFGLIVAIVDGVALYVIGVPGAFVWAVLAFVTNFIPNIGFVIGLVPPALIALLEDGPGLMLAVIVVYCVVNFVIQSIIQPRVVGESVGLSPTLTFLSLVFWAWLLGPLGALLAVPLSLLMKAMLVEADPRLSWALPLISGRPETSD
- a CDS encoding DUF7144 family membrane protein; translated protein: MTDSRTAPRRSQGAAFGFIAFAGVMMILMGVFHAFMGIVALAENEIYVEGPQYLLEFDVTAWGWIHLIAGVVVVIAGFGVFSGQGWARGVGIAVAALSMLLNFAFIPYYPIWSLLVMAIAVCVIWALADHGPDFPVRDTTRGL
- a CDS encoding DUF7144 family membrane protein gives rise to the protein MSRTAEPAGPAKTPTSGQYQAVQPSPVSGWVGWVYFAAFMMVLLGALHAITGLVALFKDQYFLVGNDGLVVTADYTAWGWAHLIGGVIVAAAGVALLTGKVWARVIAVLVAMLSILVNFAFMAAYPLWSVVMITIDVLVIWAVIVHGDELRDA